Proteins from one Mytilus galloprovincialis chromosome 11, xbMytGall1.hap1.1, whole genome shotgun sequence genomic window:
- the LOC143052633 gene encoding shiftless antiviral inhibitor of ribosomal frameshifting protein homolog translates to MEDSEPEIKRLQELFRGRFTFEEAQSLINHHHGDCQVAANFVLDEEPARVRDVIGTENQTWQVIANHQIWKDLIRQGTIIKQERQFACITCDNVWWRKVPNRKLVSKCVRCNIRYEAVPTDYEWGRAEFHCQFCGNVFRGFGQMGVASSPCYRCSTACSPNAILPRRRLEGRRSRNVHSCFCRNCFNRADGPIVEETCVHPRSLHRRVVYASEQHLSTGSTVDTFLTQDDLASQVSDFEPMLSDIDE, encoded by the exons ATGGAGGACAGCGAACCTGAG ATCAAAAGGCTACAGGAGCTGTTCAGAGGACGATTCACGTTTGAAGAAGCACAGTCACTAATCAATCATCACCATGGAGACTGTCAGGTTGCTGCTAATTTTGTTCTTGATG AGGAGCCTGCAAGAGTTAGAGATGTCATAGGGACGGAAAATCAAACG TGGCAAGTTATAGCAAATCATCAAATATGGAAAGACTTAATACGACAAGGAACTATTATAAAACAAGAGAGACAATTTGCATGCATCACGTGTGACAACGTTTGGTGGAGAAAAGTTCCTAACAGGAAGCTG GTCTCGAAGTGTGTGCGATGTAACATACGATATGAAGCTGTACCGACCGACTACGAATGGGGAAGAGCGGAATTTCATTGCCAGTTTTGCGGAAATGTCTTCAG AGGGTTTGGACAAATGGGAGTCGCTTCCAGTCCTTGTTACAGATGTAGCACGGCATGTTCGCCGAATGCAATTCTGCCAAGACGAAGGTTAGAAGGAAGaagatccagaaatgttcattCATGCTTCTGCCGGAACTGCTTCAATCGGGCAG atGGACCTATTGTTGAAGAAACCTGCGTCCATCCACGTTCATTGCACCGGCGTGTAGTGTATGCTAGCGAACAACACCTCAGCACCGGTTCTACAGTAGATACCTTCTTAACACAAGATGACTTAGCTTCTCAAGTATCTGATTTCGAACCAATGTTATCAGATATTGATGAATAA
- the LOC143052634 gene encoding potassium voltage-gated channel protein Shaw-like, producing MEKIRYISNRGVRHELSDQLLGRIRESNSNAADHIGTTIKDDSNCMDFKFNRHTTSTNNIFDYFKGGKLHMPIDICPQKFSEELDFWGLPETALETCCFTKYVSYFDNLNILKVLEEGECKRNTMFETVATLTTGHGWRSIQARAWSVMEYPTSSMSAKVYLYASNAIVILSLFLLVSSTHPLFRRKLTKDEWYDYFTEEEEELYDDYWLYETLNGTGISLPGHVYVEIGALWYLKMITLAYFTTELICKLIVFPLPWREFITILNFIDVLALVVMYTTLIVNQVNPKEQYKDSVHDAVHSLQIFRVCRLFRLVRHITGFRILMYALRASIGDLLVMLLGLCTAVLLFSSLAYHSQDSAFSTIPDAAWWAIITLTTVGYGDIYPTTIQGRVIASICAITGVCLFALLIPVLVNNFLLFSSHYAGIERRQTLKEQLLTRKTAVSPK from the exons ATGGAGAAAATACGCTACATTTCAAATAGAGGTGTAAGACACGAATTGTCAGATCAACTTTTAGGAAGAATTCGTGAAAGTAACTCTAATGCTGCTGACCATATCGGCACCACAATTAAGGATGACTCTAATTGTATGGACTTTAAATTCAATAGACACACAACGTCTACCAACaacatatttgattattttaaaggAGGAAAACTACATATGCCGATAGACATATGTCCGCAGAAATTCTCTGAAGAACTTGATTTTTGGGGGTTACCAGAAACTGCATTAGAAACATGTTGTTTCACAAAGTATGTTTCCTATTTTGATAACTTaaacattttgaaagttttagAAGAAGGGGAATGTAAAAGAAATACTATGTTTGAAACAGTAGCAACGTTGACCACAGGACACGGATGGAGGTCTATTCAAGCGAGAGCGTGGTCTGTAATGGAATATCCTACTTCATCTATGTCAGCCAAG gtATATCTATACGCCAGCAATGCAATTGTTATACTGTCTTTATTTCTACTGGTGAGCAGTACACATCCGCTATTCAGAAGGAAATTAACAAAAGACGAGTGGTATGATTACTTTACAGAGGAAGAAGAGGAACTGTACGATGATTACTGGCTGTATGAAACATTGAACGGCACAGGAATATCGCTTCCAGGTCATGTCTACGTTGAGATTGGTGCTCTATGGTATCTCAAAATGATAACATTGGCGTACTTTACAACTGAACTTATTTGTAAACTTATAGTGTTCCCTTTGCCATGGAGAGAATTTATTACGATTTTAAACTTCATAGACGTTTTGGCCCTGGTTGTAATGTATACCACGCTCATTGTTAATCAAGTGAATCCTAAAGAACAATATAAAGATTCTGTACACGATGCCGTGCATTCACTGCAGATATTCCGAGTCTGTCGATTGTTCAGGTTGGTACGGCACATCACTGGATTTCGAATATTGATGTACGCGCTACGGGCTAGTATTGGAGATCTATTAGTCATGCTGCTAGGTTTGTGTACAGCTGTTTTACTGTTTTCGTCTCTCGCTTACCACTCGCAAGATTCTGCCTTTTCAACTATCCCTGACGCAGCGTGGTGGGCTATTATCACTCTCACGACAGTTGGGTATGGAGATATCTACCCGACAACTATCCAAGGCAGGGTCATTGCTTCAATATGTGCAATCACTGGGGTGTGTCTTTTTGCTCTTCTGATACCAGTACTTGTTAataattttctcttattttccTCTCATTATGCTGGAATTGAAAGACGACAGACTTTAAAGGAACAACTGTTGACTAGGAAAACAGCAGTGTCACCAAAATGA